From one Catellatospora sp. IY07-71 genomic stretch:
- a CDS encoding ABC transporter substrate-binding protein, with product MRTSLRRMLAPIMVAGLLATAACGSEEQPAGNEKITLNVALFGDFGFKPLYEEYQKAHPNITIKERISDYAAHHQSLISHLATNSGAADIEAVEIGYLSSFTATPNRFHNLLDLGAGELESQWLPWKWQQGLSTDKKTLIGLGTDVGGMAMCYRTDLFQAAGLPTDRDEVSKLWPTWEDYVATGKRYKAAAPKSYFMEASGNMFRAMVEQAPTGVYDDADKLIVDGNASVKKAWDLTVDAIKSDQSAKLSAWTPEWSAAFGKGTFATIVCPAWMTAYIETNAKDAAGKWDVAAVPGGAGSMGGSHLALPKQGKHAKEAYELIKWLTAPEQQKKIFKATGNFPSTPSLYTDPDLTGFSKPFFNNAPLGKIFTASAQAVQPQHQGPKQGDVFNTIGAGLGRIEQGKQSPEDAWKQVLADVAKLA from the coding sequence ATGCGTACGTCCCTGCGCCGCATGCTGGCTCCGATCATGGTCGCCGGACTGCTGGCGACCGCGGCCTGCGGCTCCGAGGAGCAGCCGGCCGGCAACGAGAAGATCACTTTGAACGTCGCGCTGTTCGGCGACTTCGGCTTCAAGCCGCTGTACGAGGAGTACCAGAAGGCGCACCCGAACATCACGATCAAGGAGCGGATCTCCGACTACGCCGCGCACCACCAGAGCCTGATCTCGCACCTGGCGACGAACAGCGGCGCGGCCGACATCGAGGCCGTCGAGATCGGCTACCTGTCCAGCTTCACCGCCACCCCGAACCGCTTCCACAACCTGCTCGACCTGGGCGCCGGGGAGCTGGAGAGCCAGTGGCTGCCGTGGAAGTGGCAGCAGGGCCTGTCCACCGACAAGAAGACCCTGATCGGCCTCGGCACCGACGTCGGCGGCATGGCCATGTGCTACCGCACCGACCTGTTCCAGGCGGCGGGCCTGCCCACCGACCGTGACGAGGTGTCCAAGCTCTGGCCGACCTGGGAGGACTACGTCGCGACGGGCAAGCGGTACAAGGCCGCCGCGCCCAAGTCGTACTTCATGGAGGCCTCGGGCAACATGTTCCGGGCCATGGTCGAGCAGGCCCCGACCGGCGTGTACGACGACGCGGACAAGCTGATCGTGGACGGCAACGCGTCCGTGAAGAAGGCGTGGGACCTCACCGTCGACGCGATCAAGTCGGACCAGTCCGCCAAGCTGTCGGCCTGGACGCCGGAGTGGAGCGCCGCGTTCGGCAAGGGCACCTTCGCCACCATCGTGTGCCCGGCCTGGATGACGGCGTACATCGAGACCAACGCCAAGGACGCGGCCGGTAAGTGGGACGTCGCGGCGGTGCCCGGCGGCGCGGGCTCGATGGGCGGCTCGCACCTGGCGCTGCCCAAGCAGGGCAAGCACGCCAAGGAGGCGTACGAGCTGATCAAGTGGCTGACCGCGCCGGAGCAGCAGAAGAAGATCTTCAAGGCGACCGGCAACTTCCCGTCCACGCCGTCGCTCTACACCGACCCGGACCTGACCGGCTTCAGCAAGCCGTTCTTCAACAACGCGCCGCTGGGCAAGATCTTCACCGCCTCGGCGCAGGCCGTGCAGCCGCAGCACCAGGGCCCCAAGCAGGGCGACGTGTTCAACACCATCGGCGCCGGCCTGGGCCGCATCGAGCAGGGCAAGCAGTCGCCCGAGGACGCCTGGAAGCAGGTCCTCGCCGACGTCGCCAAGCTCGCCTGA